One window from the genome of SAR202 cluster bacterium encodes:
- the pstC gene encoding phosphate ABC transporter permease subunit PstC, with protein sequence MLNNQAEFKNKTHMGLSKRRVITGKIAEIVFFLCAVISIITTVGIVVSLLSQSLYFFFEVTLWEFLTGTRWAPILKPQSFGVLPLVTGTLLVSGIAALFAVPIGLATAVFLSEYAPDRVRKIAKPFLEILAGIPTVVYGYFALTFVTPKLQIILPDLIIFNALSAGLVMGLMIIPMVSSLSEDAMVSVSRSLREGAYALGATRSEVAWKVVVPAALSGIVASFILAISRAIGETMLVTIAAGATPRMSLDPLQSIQTMTAFIVQLSLGETPHGSIEYNTIFAVGLLLFVMTLTMNLIGHLIVRKWQQVDK encoded by the coding sequence ATGCTTAACAATCAAGCAGAATTCAAAAACAAGACACACATGGGGCTGTCAAAACGACGAGTAATTACTGGTAAAATTGCAGAAATAGTTTTCTTTTTATGTGCTGTTATTTCAATTATCACTACTGTAGGGATTGTAGTAAGTTTATTATCACAATCTCTATATTTCTTTTTTGAAGTCACTTTATGGGAGTTTTTAACAGGTACGCGATGGGCGCCTATCCTCAAACCTCAGAGTTTTGGAGTTTTGCCCTTAGTCACGGGTACGTTATTAGTCTCAGGTATAGCGGCTCTTTTTGCTGTTCCAATAGGTTTAGCTACGGCAGTTTTTCTATCAGAATATGCTCCTGATCGAGTTCGTAAAATCGCAAAACCATTTCTTGAAATACTTGCGGGTATTCCAACAGTTGTATACGGGTATTTTGCTTTAACTTTTGTTACACCTAAATTACAGATTATTTTACCTGACTTAATTATTTTTAATGCTTTAAGCGCAGGTTTAGTTATGGGTTTGATGATTATTCCAATGGTTTCATCACTGAGTGAAGATGCTATGGTTTCAGTATCTCGTTCTTTAAGAGAGGGAGCTTATGCACTAGGTGCGACACGTAGTGAAGTTGCATGGAAAGTCGTTGTTCCTGCCGCTTTATCTGGTATTGTTGCATCTTTCATCTTAGCAATTTCTCGAGCAATAGGTGAAACAATGCTTGTCACTATTGCAGCAGGAGCTACCCCACGTATGTCTTTAGACCCTTTGCAAAGTATTCAAACAATGACTGCTTTTATCGTACAACTTAGTCTTGGAGAAACCCCTCATGGGTCAATTGAGTATAATACTATTTTTGCTGTCGGATTACTCTTATTTGTCATGACATTAACTATGAATCTGATTGGTCATTTGATTGTTAGAAAATGGCAACAGGTGGATAAATAA
- a CDS encoding PstS family phosphate ABC transporter substrate-binding protein has protein sequence MLLFAVACSSDNKDENGISEGLEGVIEIDGSSTVYPITEAVAEEYRKKEKDVQVNVAVSGTGGGFKRFCPGETDISNASRPIKEKEQQLCEANGVEYVDVTIALDGLSVLVSPKNDFVDCLTIEELNNMWKPESTINNWKDVRAGFPDKELVLYGPDTDSGTFDYFTDEVNGDEGVSRSDYTASADDNVLVTGISGSAGSLGYFGYAYYVENIDKLKAVGIDAGNGCVIPSNDTVAGGAYPLARPIYLYIDPAKLNKYEHVSDFVEFYMDHVAELSEEVGYTALPSYADQIAKINAAKLQPSN, from the coding sequence ATGTTACTTTTCGCAGTTGCCTGTAGCTCCGATAATAAAGATGAAAATGGTATAAGTGAAGGTTTGGAAGGTGTGATTGAAATTGATGGTTCAAGTACTGTGTATCCAATTACTGAAGCAGTAGCTGAAGAGTATCGCAAGAAAGAAAAGGATGTTCAGGTTAATGTTGCAGTTTCTGGTACTGGAGGAGGGTTTAAGAGATTTTGTCCTGGTGAAACTGATATTTCCAATGCTTCTCGACCAATCAAGGAGAAAGAACAACAACTTTGTGAAGCAAATGGGGTAGAGTATGTTGATGTGACTATTGCTCTCGACGGTCTTTCTGTACTAGTTAGTCCTAAAAATGATTTTGTGGATTGTTTAACAATAGAAGAACTAAACAATATGTGGAAACCAGAATCTACAATCAATAACTGGAAAGATGTTAGGGCAGGATTCCCAGATAAGGAATTAGTACTTTATGGTCCAGATACAGATTCAGGAACATTTGATTACTTTACTGACGAGGTAAATGGTGACGAAGGTGTTTCACGATCAGACTATACCGCATCTGCTGATGATAACGTTTTGGTTACAGGTATCTCTGGTTCCGCAGGATCTTTGGGATACTTTGGTTACGCATACTATGTTGAGAATATAGATAAATTAAAAGCTGTTGGTATTGACGCTGGTAATGGTTGTGTAATTCCAAGTAATGACACTGTAGCAGGTGGTGCATATCCATTAGCAAGACCCATTTACCTTTATATCGATCCAGCTAAATTGAATAAATATGAACATGTTTCTGATTTTGTCGAATTCTATATGGATCATGTAGCTGAGCTTTCAGAAGAAGTAGGGTACACTGCTTTGCCTAGTTATGCTGATCAGATTGCAAAAATTAATGCAGCTAAACTACAACCAAGTAACTAA
- a CDS encoding MBL fold metallo-hydrolase — protein MIENNIHIGGLTLKVLSDGILEFDPCVFFPSTNEDDWIPHKSHLNSDSNVVFELSCYLIKSQSHTVLVDTGMGPNPNIEDPNFPELSNAWGIFDKSLSKNHIDPSDIDHVVFTHAHRDHIGWATVGSGDDITPMFPNATYWLNEKDWQATYDKTISNRFPNASTKLWPLKDFEQLNFYDEKTEIIPEIKLIPSPGHSPGHYCILIQSEGKGLLIPGDLLHNIAQFEHFDWISRADIEPNATIKSRKTIFELIVTNQLIVAGSHFATGFGTLDYIDGLYRWRVIKL, from the coding sequence ATGATAGAAAATAATATTCACATAGGGGGTCTCACATTAAAAGTGTTGTCTGACGGCATACTAGAGTTTGACCCCTGTGTGTTTTTCCCTTCAACTAATGAGGATGATTGGATTCCTCATAAATCCCATTTAAACAGTGATTCAAATGTGGTTTTTGAATTATCGTGCTATTTGATTAAATCTCAGTCCCATACTGTTCTAGTTGATACTGGGATGGGACCAAATCCCAATATAGAAGATCCAAATTTCCCAGAATTAAGTAATGCTTGGGGTATTTTTGATAAATCTTTATCTAAAAATCATATTGATCCCAGTGATATAGATCATGTTGTATTTACACACGCTCATCGTGACCATATTGGATGGGCTACCGTGGGTTCTGGTGATGATATTACCCCTATGTTTCCTAATGCAACCTATTGGTTAAATGAAAAGGATTGGCAAGCAACTTATGACAAAACCATATCAAATAGATTCCCCAATGCTTCGACTAAATTATGGCCTTTGAAAGATTTTGAACAATTAAACTTCTATGATGAAAAAACAGAGATAATCCCAGAGATAAAGCTGATTCCATCTCCAGGCCATTCTCCAGGTCATTATTGTATTCTAATTCAGTCCGAAGGGAAGGGCCTGTTAATACCTGGAGATCTACTTCACAATATTGCTCAGTTTGAGCATTTTGACTGGATTTCAAGAGCTGATATAGAACCTAATGCTACTATAAAATCACGAAAAACTATTTTTGAATTGATAGTGACTAATCAACTTATTGTAGCTGGGAGTCATTTTGCCACCGGGTTTGGTACTTTAGATTATATAGACGGTCTATATAGATGGAGGGTGATTAAACTTTAA
- a CDS encoding ABC transporter permease subunit, producing MGLSWVIHLLKITQITDFPVNFSPPVTNAIDDFVDFLVVNFAWMFDWMSDQAKVLIGKIRDFLIWVPWPFTILAILYAGWKVASRNVGIGSAIALLLLGLFNLWVSAMVTIAIMVIAVLISIVIGIPLGIIAASSNRFDAAIKPILDGMQTMPSFVYLVPGIMFFGLGNVAAILATVLYAIPPCIRLTNLGIRQVDIAVVEAGTAFGSNRMQLLTKVQIPMAIPTIMAGINQTVMMALAMVTIAAMVGAGGLGADVFRAMGQLEQGDAVIAGLGIVVLAIVIDRISQGYINNRNQSSSIE from the coding sequence ATGGGACTGTCTTGGGTTATTCATTTGTTGAAAATCACCCAAATAACTGATTTTCCAGTCAATTTCAGTCCCCCTGTAACTAATGCTATAGATGATTTTGTCGATTTTTTGGTAGTTAACTTTGCGTGGATGTTTGACTGGATGAGTGACCAAGCAAAAGTATTGATCGGTAAAATTCGTGACTTCCTAATTTGGGTACCATGGCCATTTACAATTTTAGCTATTTTATACGCTGGATGGAAAGTAGCTTCGAGAAATGTTGGTATCGGGTCAGCTATAGCGTTACTTTTACTCGGACTCTTTAACTTGTGGGTAAGTGCAATGGTAACTATTGCTATAATGGTTATTGCTGTACTTATTTCTATAGTTATTGGTATCCCTCTAGGTATTATAGCTGCAAGTAGCAATCGATTCGATGCAGCAATTAAACCTATACTTGATGGCATGCAAACTATGCCAAGTTTTGTATATCTCGTCCCTGGAATAATGTTTTTTGGGCTTGGAAATGTTGCAGCTATTCTTGCAACAGTTCTATACGCAATTCCTCCTTGTATACGTTTAACAAATCTTGGAATTAGACAAGTAGATATAGCTGTTGTTGAAGCAGGCACAGCTTTTGGGTCTAATCGAATGCAATTACTAACTAAAGTCCAAATACCCATGGCTATACCAACGATAATGGCAGGGATTAACCAAACGGTTATGATGGCTCTTGCTATGGTAACAATTGCAGCAATGGTAGGTGCAGGAGGCCTTGGAGCTGATGTGTTTAGAGCAATGGGTCAATTAGAACAAGGCGACGCCGTGATTGCAGGTTTGGGAATTGTGGTACTAGCAATTGTTATTGACCGTATCTCACAAGGATATATCAATAATAGAAATCAAAGTTCAAGCATCGAATAA
- a CDS encoding betaine/proline/choline family ABC transporter ATP-binding protein (Members of the family are the ATP-binding subunit of ABC transporters for substrates such as betaine, L-proline or other amino acids, choline, carnitine, etc. The substrate specificity is best determined from the substrate-binding subunit, rather than this subunit, as it interacts with the permease subunit and not with substrate directly.) has product MSNIEIVNLWKVFGNDPEIVFEPENINKTRSEIQDEFNQVVALRNVNLSINPGETFVVMGLSGSGKSTLVRALIRLIDPTSGSILINNQDVLQYNNQELENFRRHTVAMVFQHFGLFPHRTVLENAAYGLEVQKIDTETRNQKALEVLELVGLAGWESSYPSELSGGMQQRVGIARALAVEPDILLMDEPFSGLDPLIRRQMRIELKKLQQTIQKTIVFITHDLDEAITVGDRIAIMRDGEVTQLGTPEEIVTNPANSFVEEFTFDIPKTRVTSVSNIMVKPSSQEFDRRYVVTPESIVEDMIPLVLETGDPIPVVDSKDELVGVVPQEKILELVAQSARQEYSEE; this is encoded by the coding sequence ATGTCTAATATCGAGATAGTGAATTTATGGAAAGTGTTTGGAAACGATCCAGAAATTGTTTTTGAACCCGAAAACATAAATAAAACCCGATCTGAAATTCAAGATGAATTTAATCAGGTCGTAGCTCTCCGAAACGTCAACTTATCAATTAACCCCGGTGAAACATTCGTAGTAATGGGATTATCCGGAAGTGGTAAATCCACTCTTGTTAGAGCCTTAATCAGATTAATAGACCCAACTTCTGGCTCCATTCTCATAAACAATCAAGATGTTCTTCAATACAACAATCAAGAACTAGAAAATTTCAGAAGACATACCGTTGCGATGGTATTCCAGCACTTTGGCCTTTTCCCACATAGGACAGTACTAGAAAATGCTGCTTATGGATTAGAAGTCCAAAAAATAGATACTGAAACTAGGAATCAAAAGGCATTAGAGGTATTAGAACTTGTTGGTCTTGCTGGCTGGGAATCATCCTATCCTTCAGAATTGAGTGGAGGTATGCAGCAAAGAGTTGGTATAGCAAGAGCACTTGCTGTTGAACCTGACATTCTCCTCATGGACGAACCTTTTAGTGGTCTTGATCCATTGATTAGGAGACAGATGAGAATCGAATTGAAAAAATTACAACAAACCATTCAAAAAACCATAGTTTTTATTACTCACGATCTTGATGAAGCAATTACTGTTGGTGATAGAATAGCGATCATGAGAGATGGTGAAGTTACTCAGTTAGGTACTCCAGAAGAAATTGTTACTAACCCAGCTAATTCATTTGTTGAGGAGTTTACATTCGATATTCCAAAAACAAGGGTGACATCAGTAAGTAATATAATGGTTAAACCTTCATCTCAAGAATTTGACAGACGATATGTCGTGACTCCTGAAAGCATTGTTGAAGACATGATTCCATTGGTATTAGAAACAGGAGATCCTATTCCTGTAGTTGATAGTAAAGATGAACTTGTTGGAGTAGTCCCTCAAGAAAAAATTCTTGAACTAGTAGCCCAAAGTGCACGACAAGAATATAGCGAAGAATAA
- the pstB gene encoding phosphate ABC transporter ATP-binding protein, with the protein MMVTDEYILSSDNLNVYYGNFQALANVSIKIKPNIVTALIGPSGCGKSTLLRCFNRMNDLIPIFSLDGSIKYKSQELYDDTTDATNIRSQIGMVFQKPNPFPKSIYDNVAFGLKINGYTGNYDEAIENSLRRAALWEEVKDRLNKSAIGLSGGQQQRLCIARALAVNPEVLLMDEPASALDPIGTLAIEELIRELAGSVTIVIVTHNMQQAARVSDETAFLMVNDNRAGYLVEHDYTDKIFTNPSEERTEAYITGRFS; encoded by the coding sequence ATGATGGTAACCGATGAATATATATTAAGTTCTGATAACCTGAATGTTTATTATGGTAATTTTCAGGCTCTTGCTAATGTCTCAATTAAAATAAAACCAAACATTGTAACAGCATTAATCGGTCCATCTGGTTGTGGTAAAAGTACCTTGCTTCGATGTTTTAATCGTATGAATGATCTTATACCAATATTCTCATTAGATGGTTCTATCAAATATAAATCTCAGGAGTTGTATGATGATACAACTGACGCTACAAATATTAGATCACAGATAGGAATGGTTTTTCAGAAACCTAATCCATTTCCTAAAAGTATATACGATAATGTAGCTTTTGGTTTGAAAATTAATGGGTATACAGGTAATTATGATGAAGCAATTGAAAATTCATTACGAAGAGCAGCATTGTGGGAAGAAGTTAAAGACAGGCTCAACAAAAGTGCAATTGGTTTATCTGGTGGTCAGCAACAAAGACTTTGTATTGCCCGTGCTCTAGCTGTAAATCCTGAAGTTTTACTTATGGATGAACCTGCTTCTGCATTGGATCCCATAGGGACATTAGCAATTGAAGAATTGATACGTGAGTTAGCAGGAAGCGTCACAATTGTTATTGTAACTCATAATATGCAACAAGCAGCTCGTGTGTCTGATGAAACAGCATTTTTAATGGTAAATGATAATCGGGCTGGATATTTAGTTGAACATGATTATACAGATAAAATATTCACCAACCCATCCGAAGAACGAACAGAGGCTTATATAACTGGCAGATTTAGTTAA
- a CDS encoding PAS domain-containing protein, with product MKTFIFIRYIYTVMFITIINLVVSIISFFYVLLNGDPFTYLVIFSFWIGLSLISLISLYKWYNNFQSRDLLMSQLPNIAEGFGEGHSPRDIQEIYLSAETQELVDLLLPVRSLVNNIISMIFSFKFEQDTLEALLEAMADGVLLVDTEGQILRMNSAASQLLYIDSDQLKSNQSFMGLVFDHELANLVHLALENNSIAQDEIELLRPNKIMDAIVTPIQNSTNQEVVITLHDLTEIRRINTTRKEFVNNVSHELKTPLTAVKAMVETMENGVLPKSRQKEYFTKINDEIDRMTTIVTELLKLSGIERDNYQESFDTVDINKLVSQVSDNFKDILEKKLILLELDLFPSPLVINCNQYHITEVITNLIDNATKFTPENGVITLATKSSDDFVIVQCKDTGIGISEEDMPHIFERFYKVDKSRSDTGTGLGLSIAKHILENHQGNIVVNSNVNDGSEFIITLPLDKTNITP from the coding sequence ATGAAAACATTTATATTTATAAGATATATTTATACTGTAATGTTCATTACTATAATAAATCTTGTAGTATCCATCATTAGTTTTTTTTATGTGCTACTTAACGGTGACCCTTTTACATATTTGGTAATTTTTTCTTTTTGGATTGGTTTATCATTAATTTCACTCATTTCATTATATAAATGGTACAACAATTTCCAATCTAGGGACCTTCTTATGTCACAATTGCCAAATATTGCCGAAGGTTTTGGAGAAGGCCATTCTCCAAGAGATATTCAAGAAATATATTTGAGTGCTGAGACGCAGGAATTAGTTGATCTGTTATTACCTGTTCGTTCATTGGTTAATAATATTATATCCATGATATTTAGCTTCAAATTTGAACAAGACACCTTAGAAGCTTTATTAGAAGCGATGGCAGATGGAGTATTACTTGTTGATACAGAAGGCCAAATTCTTAGAATGAATTCTGCTGCTTCTCAATTACTTTACATCGATAGCGATCAATTAAAATCTAATCAAAGTTTTATGGGACTTGTTTTTGATCATGAACTTGCAAATTTAGTTCATCTAGCTTTAGAAAATAATAGTATAGCTCAAGATGAAATAGAATTACTTCGTCCAAACAAGATCATGGACGCTATAGTAACTCCTATACAAAATTCTACTAATCAAGAAGTTGTTATAACACTACATGATCTAACAGAAATAAGACGAATCAATACAACAAGAAAAGAATTCGTAAACAACGTATCACATGAACTAAAGACTCCTCTTACAGCCGTTAAGGCAATGGTTGAAACAATGGAAAATGGAGTTCTTCCTAAAAGTAGGCAAAAAGAATATTTTACGAAAATTAATGATGAAATTGATCGAATGACCACTATAGTAACTGAACTATTAAAATTATCTGGCATTGAAAGAGATAATTACCAAGAAAGTTTTGATACAGTCGACATTAATAAATTAGTGTCTCAGGTAAGTGATAATTTTAAAGATATTCTCGAAAAGAAATTAATTTTATTGGAATTAGATTTATTCCCTTCTCCTCTAGTAATAAATTGCAATCAGTACCATATCACAGAAGTGATCACCAACTTAATCGATAATGCGACAAAATTCACTCCTGAAAATGGAGTAATTACTTTGGCAACAAAATCTTCAGATGACTTTGTTATTGTTCAATGTAAAGATACTGGTATTGGAATTTCTGAAGAAGACATGCCTCATATATTTGAACGTTTTTATAAAGTTGATAAATCTCGTTCTGATACAGGAACTGGATTAGGGTTATCTATAGCTAAACATATTTTGGAAAACCATCAAGGTAATATTGTAGTTAATAGTAACGTTAATGATGGCTCTGAGTTTATAATTACTTTACCTCTTGATAAAACAAATATTACCCCATAA
- the pstA gene encoding phosphate ABC transporter permease PstA, whose amino-acid sequence MIKNILKKENYNQNLNSRYTKGKLYFTVFFTALMIAIIGLAILLFQIISQGTEMLSWTFVSSYPSRFPEKAGILSALVGSIWLMGLTGIFAVPLGIGTAVYLEEYAPKNKFTQFLEINISNLAGVPSIVYGLLGLAVFVGALNMGRTLIAGALTMALLVMPIVILASREAIKQVPYSHREAAYALGATRWEVVRSVVLPSAIPGIMTGAILSMSRAVGEAAPVLAVSALVYLTFVPTDPFDRFTVMPIQIYNWVSRPQDGFRELAASGIILLLVLLLSMNSIAIYIRSKYQNKSEE is encoded by the coding sequence ATGATTAAAAACATTCTTAAAAAAGAAAACTATAACCAAAATCTTAATAGCCGTTATACTAAGGGTAAATTATATTTCACAGTATTCTTTACTGCCTTGATGATAGCTATTATCGGATTGGCCATACTCCTTTTTCAAATAATTTCACAGGGAACAGAAATGTTAAGTTGGACTTTCGTTTCCAGTTATCCATCTCGTTTTCCTGAAAAAGCTGGAATTTTGTCAGCACTAGTTGGATCCATATGGCTTATGGGACTTACTGGAATATTTGCTGTTCCACTTGGTATAGGTACTGCTGTTTATCTTGAAGAGTACGCTCCCAAAAATAAATTCACTCAATTCCTAGAAATTAATATTTCAAATCTGGCAGGAGTACCATCTATAGTATATGGTTTGTTAGGTCTTGCTGTTTTTGTTGGAGCTTTGAATATGGGGCGAACTTTGATAGCAGGAGCCTTAACTATGGCTTTACTAGTTATGCCAATTGTTATCCTTGCATCTCGAGAAGCTATTAAACAAGTACCTTATTCACATAGAGAAGCAGCCTATGCTCTTGGTGCTACTCGTTGGGAAGTAGTAAGGTCAGTTGTTCTTCCATCTGCAATTCCTGGAATCATGACTGGAGCAATATTGTCGATGTCCAGAGCAGTTGGAGAAGCTGCCCCAGTTTTAGCTGTTAGTGCGCTAGTATATTTAACTTTTGTCCCTACAGATCCTTTTGATAGATTTACTGTTATGCCAATACAAATATATAATTGGGTGTCTAGACCACAGGATGGGTTTAGAGAGCTTGCTGCCTCAGGAATAATATTGCTTTTGGTTTTACTCTTATCAATGAACTCAATAGCAATTTACATTCGTAGCAAATATCAAAATAAATCGGAGGAATGA
- the phoU gene encoding phosphate signaling complex protein PhoU yields MRSDYSKNLQALQDGLLILGSMVDKAIHKSIQSLKDRNLQLAQTVIDEDDLIDQKRFELENSAVTLLATQSPMAADLRLIISALHIAVELERMGDYAEGIARISQTIGEQPTLKPLIDLPKMTDLATAMLRKSLLAYTSRDMDLAIEVCKSDDAVDSLYEDVYHELVGFMIKDPDTVQRATYLLWVSHDVERIADRATNIAERVIYLITGELSEIDISTY; encoded by the coding sequence ATGAGATCAGATTACAGTAAAAACCTACAGGCCTTGCAAGACGGATTATTGATTTTAGGAAGTATGGTTGATAAAGCAATCCATAAATCTATCCAATCTCTTAAAGATAGAAACTTACAATTAGCACAAACAGTAATAGATGAAGATGATCTTATAGATCAAAAACGTTTTGAATTAGAAAATTCTGCAGTTACGTTACTGGCTACTCAATCGCCAATGGCTGCTGATTTACGTCTTATTATTTCAGCATTACATATTGCAGTAGAGCTAGAGCGTATGGGGGATTATGCAGAAGGTATAGCACGCATAAGCCAAACTATTGGGGAACAACCCACTCTAAAACCATTAATTGATTTGCCCAAGATGACAGATTTAGCTACTGCAATGTTACGTAAAAGTTTATTAGCTTATACTTCTAGAGATATGGATTTAGCTATTGAAGTATGCAAGTCAGATGATGCTGTAGATTCGCTTTATGAGGATGTCTATCACGAACTTGTGGGATTTATGATTAAAGATCCAGATACCGTTCAAAGGGCTACATACTTACTGTGGGTATCTCATGATGTAGAACGAATAGCTGATCGTGCTACTAATATAGCCGAAAGAGTAATTTATTTAATTACTGGAGAACTTTCAGAAATAGATATTTCTACTTATTGA
- a CDS encoding response regulator transcription factor, with translation MKKNKILIVEDETNIADSVKLNLEAEGYEVEYTTDGQMGLHYARTLNPDLIILDIMLPKLDGFEVNKIIQKELSIPVIFLTAKSDEISTVLGLELGADDYISKPFSMRELISRVKAVLRRLENTKSHSISSQINNNPQKGKFIYDDIEIDIDGRRVLRNGNLIHLKPKEFEILVYLSSNQGMAISRDTLLDKIWGIDYFGDKRTVDVHLRWLRKKIELDSQKPKHLITVRNVGYRFD, from the coding sequence ATGAAAAAAAATAAAATTCTGATAGTTGAAGATGAGACAAATATAGCCGACTCGGTAAAGTTAAATTTAGAAGCCGAGGGTTATGAAGTTGAATATACTACTGATGGTCAAATGGGTTTGCATTATGCAAGAACATTAAATCCTGATTTGATTATATTAGATATTATGCTTCCCAAACTTGATGGATTTGAAGTAAATAAAATCATTCAAAAAGAACTATCAATTCCAGTTATTTTTTTGACAGCAAAATCAGATGAAATATCAACTGTTTTAGGACTAGAACTTGGTGCTGATGATTATATTTCAAAGCCTTTTTCAATGCGTGAATTGATTTCGAGAGTTAAAGCTGTGTTACGAAGATTGGAAAATACAAAATCTCATTCAATCTCATCACAAATAAATAATAATCCACAAAAAGGAAAATTTATTTATGATGACATCGAAATTGATATTGATGGCCGTAGAGTATTAAGAAATGGCAATTTAATTCACTTAAAACCTAAAGAATTTGAAATTTTAGTATATTTATCTTCAAATCAAGGCATGGCAATTTCTAGAGACACATTGCTAGACAAAATCTGGGGAATTGATTACTTTGGTGATAAGCGAACTGTTGATGTACATTTAAGATGGTTGAGAAAAAAAATCGAATTAGATTCACAAAAACCAAAGCATCTTATAACAGTAAGGAATGTTGGTTATCGATTCGATTAA
- a CDS encoding CvpA family protein: MNWVDLVLAVVGIFALYQGYKMGLVGALCNLVGLFVGIWVAANFNDVIMGAILEQGNIGVSLATLLSYIVIIVGVFMGAQIVRRIIKTAMNIVLLGWVDSLGAVVVGVLFGILACEAVILGFARMASDATYEEPNPATIISEMTGLRGAVAGGLTESSLTPSFIEIVEAIPASAFGMIPGDLGAALDEVAAEIEAVNA; this comes from the coding sequence ATGAACTGGGTAGATTTAGTACTAGCAGTCGTAGGTATTTTTGCTCTCTATCAAGGATACAAAATGGGCTTAGTAGGTGCGTTATGTAACTTAGTGGGACTGTTTGTTGGTATATGGGTAGCTGCCAATTTCAATGACGTAATTATGGGTGCAATTTTGGAGCAAGGCAACATTGGCGTTTCACTTGCTACCTTACTTTCATACATCGTTATCATTGTGGGTGTTTTTATGGGTGCCCAAATTGTCCGAAGGATTATCAAAACAGCAATGAATATTGTTCTACTAGGATGGGTAGATAGTTTAGGGGCAGTTGTTGTAGGTGTTCTATTTGGGATACTTGCATGTGAAGCTGTGATTTTGGGATTTGCAAGAATGGCTAGCGATGCAACATATGAAGAACCAAATCCAGCTACAATTATTTCTGAAATGACAGGTCTAAGAGGAGCAGTTGCCGGTGGGTTAACAGAATCTTCCTTGACACCTTCATTTATTGAAATTGTTGAAGCAATTCCTGCAAGTGCATTTGGAATGATTCCTGGTGACCTTGGTGCAGCTTTAGATGAAGTTGCAGCAGAAATTGAAGCTGTTAATGCATAA